From the Lathyrus oleraceus cultivar Zhongwan6 chromosome 4, CAAS_Psat_ZW6_1.0, whole genome shotgun sequence genome, one window contains:
- the LOC127074408 gene encoding F-box protein SKIP2, whose protein sequence is MLKPYISLQLHRFFSFHAFLSFYNIVKFHFLSVFLFFFHFMGQSPSTSVPSPDINRRDVSNINRFGYGYGDSSDDFNGGSRRDYTDEIPDECLAGILQFLDAGDRKNCSVVSRRWLRVEGESRQRLSLNAEAKLLDFVPSLFARFDSVSKLALRCNRKSTSVNDDAMILISLRCKNLTRLKLRGCREITEIGMLGLAKNCKNLKKLSIVSCLFGVKGIHAVVYNSDVIEELSVKRLRGDNDEDGESVYGNGCSSLKSICLKELANGHSFMQLIIGSKKLQTLKLIGCVGNWDLTLGTVGKLNTLVEIHLEKVQVSDVGLVGVSKCLKLETLHLVKTPECSDAGLVAVAERCKMLKKLHIDGWRTNRIGDDGLISVAKNCPKLQELVLIAMYPTSLSLVEIASSCQGLERFALCGIGTVTDADIECLAAKCIALKKLCIKGCPVSNVGIAAFASGCPNLVKLKVRKCVKVTGEIAGWMRVRRSSLAFNFDHNQVEGLDGSGSDVGVQETTMAFPPIDNEVNLIDDSPSTSNNSNNNDNRWSMFRSKFNFVPCAFRRWTNIDTIS, encoded by the coding sequence ATGTTGAAACCCTATATCTCTCTCCAACTCCATCGTTTCTTTTCATTTCATGCTTTTCTCTCATTTTACAACATCGttaaatttcattttctttctgtatttttatttttctttcattttatGGGTCAGTCGCCGTCAACCTCCGTTCCCTCGCCGGACATTAACCGCCGCGATGTTTCCAACATAAACCGATTCGGTTACGGTTACGGAGATTCCTCCGATGACTTTAACGGAGGTTCACGCCGTGATTATACGGATGAAATTCCTGATGAGTGCTTGGCTGGGATTCTTCAGTTTCTGGATGCCGGAGATCGGAAAAACTGCTCCGTTGTTTCGCGTCGGTGGTTACGCGTGGAAGGTGAGAGCCGGCAGAGGCTTTCCCTAAACGCGGAGGCGAAGTTGTTGGATTTCGTTCCTTCTCTGTTCGCTCGTTTCGATTCGGTGTCGAAGCTAGCCTTACGTTGTAACCGGAAATCGACGAGCGTGAATGATGATGCTATGATTCTGATCTCGCTTCGTTGTAAGAATCTCACGCGCTTGAAGTTGCGTGGGTGTAGGGAGATTACCGAGATCGGGATGTTAGGGCTTGCGAAAAATTGTAAGAATTTGAAGAAGCTTTCGATTGTGTCGTGTTTGTTTGGTGTTAAGGGGATTCATGCTGTTGTGTATAATAGTGATGTTATTGAGGAGCTTTCTGTTAAGAGGCTTCGAGGAGATAACGATGAGGATGGTGAATCGGTTTATGGTAATGGTTGTTCTTCGTTGAAATCGATTTGTTTGAAGGAGCTTGCTAACGGGCATAGTTTTATGCAGTTGATAATTGGTTCCAAGAAGCTTCAAACACTGAAGCTGATTGGGTGCGTGGGAAATTGGGACTTGACGCTTGGGACGGTGGGGAAGTTGAATACTTTGGTTGAGATTCATCTTGAGAAGGTTCAGGTAAGTGATGTGGGTCTTGTTGGTGTATCGAAATGTTTGAAGTTGGAAACTTTGCACCTTGTGAAAACACCTGAGTGTTCAGATGCTGGTCTTGTTGCTGTTGCAGAGCGTTGCAAGATGTTGAAAAAGCTTCACATTGATGGGTGGAGGACTAACAGAATTGGTGACGATGGTTTGATTTCTGTCGCGAAAAACTGTCCTAAATTGCAAGAGCTTGTGTTGATTGCTATGTATCCTACGTCATTGAGTTTGGTTGAAATTGCTTCAAGTTGCCAGGGTTTGGAAAGGTTTGCTCTTTGCGGAATCGGTACGGTTACTGATGCCGATATCGAGTGTCTTGCTGCTAAATGTATAGCACTTAAGAAATTGTGCATTAAGGGTTGTCCTGTGTCCAATGTTGGCATTGCAGCATTTGCTTCTGGGTGTCCTAATTTGGTTAAACTCAAGGTGAGAAAGTGTGTGAAAGTTACTGGTGAAATCGCGGGGTGGATGCGTGTAAGGAGGAGTTCTTTGGCTTTCAATTTTGATCACAATCAAGTTGAAGGATTGGATGGAAGTGGTAGTGATGTCGGAGTTCAAGAAACTACCATGGCTTTTCCACCTATTGACAATGAAGTAAACCTTATTGATGATTCTCCTTCAACCAGCAATAACAGCAATAACAATGACAACCGATGGTCGATGTTCAGGTCCAAGTTCAATTTTGTGCCCTGTGCTTTCAGAAGGTGGACAAACATTGATACTATCTCTTAG